Genomic DNA from Peribacillus sp. FSL H8-0477:
TTTCTCGGTTAATAACAAGTTGCAGCGGCTTACCGCTTTCACCGGCTTGCTGAACAAATGGAGTCACATCTGACATTTTCTTTATTACCTGTCCATTAATCTTCGTAATAATATCTCCAACCTCTACCTTGGCACTTTCACCAGGTGATCTTTTCCCTTCTTTGGTATCAACCAGGTGATGACCCACTACAAGTACTCCTAGTGTATTCAGTTTGACGCCAATTGATTGTCCTCCGGGAATAACCTTAAAATTCTTTAAAACCTGTACATCAACCTTTTTTATTGGAAAACCCGCTACATCAAATAATACTTGATTTTTCCCAGGCTTCTCTCCACCTACAGTTAAAGCTGAATTTTCATTTTGGATAGATATGCTATTATCTGGAGAAAATACAGTTGCAGAAACGGGCAATGCCTTAGAAAACGTATAGTGATCCCCTTCGAAAAGTACAACTTTTCTGGGAATAGTCATAAATTCACGGAATGGCTGATATAACCCAAGTGTTAGTAGCGAAATAAGGAGAATTCCACCGATGATTTTTCTAATCCATTCTTTTTTCAAGCTGTTTTCTCTCCTCCTCGCGATATAAATGGCTACCCCTTTAATTTTGCCTTTGCAGCAGTCATTTATAACCCAAGGATAAAATAAAAGCTATCCGTTTTTGGATAGCTTTACATTGTTTATAAAATTCAATTATGATTTCTGTTGGTGCTTATAGGACTAAGCCTATTTAACATACTTTTTTTGATCTGCCTGAAGGATTAATTCACGAGCATGTTCCTTCGTCAAGTTGGTAATTTCGACTCCAGAAATCATGCGGCCGATTTCTTTAATTTTATCCTCTTCATTCAAAGATTTTACAGAGGTATTTGTCCGGCCATCTTTAATATTTTTAGCAATAAACAGGTGAATATCAGCCATTGCCGCAACCTGAGGCAAGTGGGAAATACACAACACTTGTGAGCCTGAAGCAACTTGATGAATTTTTTCTGCTATGGCTTGGGCTACTCTTCCACTGACTCCAGTATCGACTTCATCAAAAATAATGGAAGTAATTCCTTGATGTTTGGAGAAAATGCTTTTGAGAGCAAGCATAATTCGCGACAATTCACCGCCAGAGGCAATTTTTGATAGTGGTTTTAACGGTTCACCGGGATTCGTTGACAAATAAAATTCCATACTGTCAAGACCGTTTTTCCCCACTTCGTCCGCGTCTGTAAAGGTAAATGCTGTTTTATGGAAATGTGCTTCAAAAATCGTTTTTTCCATATACAGCTCTTGTAACTCCTTCTGAATATGATCAGTAAGCTGTTTAGCATATGTTTGTCGAAGTTCAGATAAATTCTTCGCTTCTACAAGTAAATCAGCTCGTATAGATTTAATTTGAGCTTCCAGTTTAACGATATGCGTTTCACGGTTTTGCAAGGTTTCAATTTCCTCTTCAATCATCGAACCATACTCAACGATTTCTTCAATGGTTTTCCCATATTTACGTTTGAGCTGATTAATTTCATTTAAACGGCTTTCAATCAAATCGAGCCGCTCTGGATCATATTCGAGGGAATCCAATTGATCACGAATTAAGGAGACTGCGTCTTCAATAATAAAATAGCTGTTGGAAATGGATTCAGAAATCCCTTTTGTCGATTCATCAAGCTCAGCTGCTTCTTCAAGGTTATTCATTGCCAGAGACAACCAGTCTAACCCGCGCTGCTCCCCAGTTAAAGACTGATAACCGGTTTGCAAGGACTCATGCAGCCGTTCAAAGTTATTAATTTTCTTTTTTTCTTCAGTCAAGCTGTCATCTTCGCCCAGCACCAGTTCAGCGCTTTCGATTTCATCATGCTGAAACTGAATCAAATCGAGTCGATGAACCATTTGCTGTTCATTTTGACTCAATTTCTTTAATTGCTTAACTGCATAATCATAGTCTTTGTACAGTCGTTGATACTCGGATATCGCTTGTACAATTTTCTCTCCGCCAAATTGATCCAGCAGCGGCAAATGAAGTCGTTCATCCATCAGCTCCTGATGTTCATGCTGTCCATGAATATCAATAAGCGTTCGACCGATTTCCCTAAGTATAGCAATCGTCACAAGCTTTCCATTCACCCGACAAGCGCTCTTTCCACTTAAAGCAATATCACGACGTAAAACGACCATCCCATCCGTAATATCAATGCCTATTTCCTGCATTTTTTCAAATACGGGATGTTTTTCTTCGTCAATAATAAATAACCCTTCAATTTCAGCCTTTGATTCTCCGTGTCTGATGAACTCTGCCGATCCACGACCGCCAACCAATAGGTGAATCGCGTCAATAATAATTGATTTTCCAGCACCCGTTTCCCCAGTTAAGACTGTTAATCCTTTTTCTAAAGATATTGAAAGTGCATCGATGATTGCGAAATTGCGAATTGATAATTCCGTTAACAATTGCTCATCCCCTTATTTCCATATTAGAGCATGTCTAAAAACTTTTCGGCAACCAGTTCTGCTTTTTCAGGGGTCTGACAAATAATCAAGCAGGTATCATCGCCGCCAATCGTTCCCAGTATCTCTTCCCAGCTCAAATTGTCTATCAACACACACAGCGCCTGTGCGTTGCCTGGCATCGTCTTTAACACCAGCATGTTACTTGCCGTATCAATACGAACAAAAGCATCAATTAGCAGCCGTTTTAACTTTTGCAGCGGATTAAAACGCTGATCAGCAGGCAAGCTGTATTTATATCGGCCGTCAATCATCGGCACCTTGACTAGATGTAATTCTTTTATATCTCTTGAGACCGTTGCCTGCGTAACATTAAAGCCTCTGCTTTCTAACTCCTCAACCAAATCATCTTGAGTTTCTATATCATTGTTAGCAATGATTTCTCGAATTTTTATATGTCGCTGGCCTTTATTCATTTAAGCACCTCTTTAGATAATCATGATTTAAAATAATCGTAGCGGATTTACTATCCATTGTACAATTTTTTTATCAAATTTCCGACTTTAAACTGCATAAATATTCATAAAAAGAGCTCCAGAGCAAATTTATTGCCGGAGCTTTTGTGTTAATTTTCGTTTTTTTGCTGTTTTAATTCAACATGTGCCTCTGTGACAATGTCCTCGATGGTTTGCTTCAGAAGGTTTTCTCCCGTCTCCTTAGGCCCTGTCCAATGCAGGTGAAGCAGAAATTCAATATTGCCGTCGCCGCCTGTAATTGGAGAGTAGGAGGCATTTAAAACGTCATAACCTTCCTGCAAAGAAAAGTCTATGATTTTTTTCATAACAGCTTGATGAATTTTAGGCTCGCGTACAATGCCTTTTTTCCCCACTTGATCCTTACCCGCTTCAAATTGTGGCTTTACAAGTGCCACTACATCTCCGCCGGGAACAAGTAAAGTTTTTAGGACTGGCAGGATTAATTTCAAGGAGATAAATGACACATCTATACTTGAGAAGTTAGGCATTTCTCCGTCTAAATCGACAGGTGTTACATAGCGGAAATTGGTTCTTTCCATTACCTTTACACGCTCATCTTGACGGAGCTTCCAGGCCAGCTGATTGTAGCCTACATCTAAAGCGTATGACATCACTGCACCATTTTGAAGTGCACAGTCGGTAAAGCCGCCTGTAGAAGATCCAATATCTAAAAGAATCTTCCCATCTACAGACAAATCAAATACCTTTAAGGCTTTTTCAAGCTTTAATCCACCTCTTGATACATAAGGCATTACTTTTCCTTTTATCATCAGCTCATAATCTACAGGTACCTTTTCGCCGGGTTTCTCCAGACGTACTTCATTTGCATAGACAAGTCCAGCCATTATCATTCGCTTAGCCTTTTCTCGTGTTTCTGCTAATCCTTTTTCAACTAGTAATACATCAACACGTTCTTTATTAACTTTCATTATGTCAGGCCCTTTTTTGCTTTTTTGGTGTAAGCAGATTTATTTTGTTAACTGTATCTTCTACGGTCATTCCAATTTCCTCTAATAGTTGATCTACACTGCCATGTTCAATAAATCGGTCTGGAATTCCCATTCTATCAATTACTGCTCCTGAGAAACCATGATCATGGCTGAATTCTAGAACCGCGCTCCCGAAACCGCCTTGAAGAATCGCCTCTTCAATTGTTAGGATTGGCATTTTTTGTTGAAGCAATTCAATCATCATATCTGAATCAAGCGGTTTAATAAACCGTGCATTGACCACTTTTACAGATATATCATCTTTTGCTAATCGTTCCGCAGCCTCTAATGCCATCGGGATGGTTGTCCCGAACGTCAAGATAGCTGCATCGGTTCCTTCACGTAACACTTCCCAGCTGCCGATTGGGATTTCTCTTAGTGTCTCATCCATTGGGACTCCGTATCCGTTTCCTCTTGGAAAACGCATAGCAATTGGGCCGTCATCATATTTAATCGCTGTATTAACCATATGCTGTCCTTCGTTTTCATCCTTAGGCATCATCACAACCATATTCGGCAGATGACGCAGGAAGGCGATATCAAATACACCCTGATGAGTTTCCCCATCCGCTCCAACTAGTCCGGCACGGTCAACACCGATAAATACATTCAGGTTCTGTCTGGCGATATCATGCACGAGCTGGTCATAGGCTCGCTGCAGGAAGGTAGAATAAATAGCTAAAAACGGCTTCATTTTCTGTGTAGCCAAGCCTGCTGCAAATGTAGCGGCATGCTGCTCGGCAATTCCTACATCATACATCCGTTCTGGAAACTCACTGGCAAACTTTTCAAGCTTCGATCCAACAGGCATGGCAGGTGTAATCGCCACAATCCGCTCATCGCCTCTAGCTAATTTTAGGACCGTGTCACTCACAAGTGAGCTCCATGCTGGACCCTTAACGGGTGACTTAACAAAAGCACCTGTATCGATTTTATATGGACCTGTTCCGTGCCAGTTACCTGTACGATCCAATTCAGCAGGAGAATATCCCTTTCCTTTTTTCGTAATTACATGTAAAAGAACGGGACCTTTGGTTTTTTTGGCATATCGTAAGTTTTCGAATAGTTCCTCGTAGTTATGACCATCAATCGGTCCAAGATACGTAAAGCCAAGTTCTTCAAAGAAAACACCGGATACAAGCAAATACTTCATACTATCCTTAAGCCGTTCTGCTGTAGCCGCAACCTTACCGCCAACTGCTGGAATCTTTTTCAAGAACATTTCTAATTCATCTTTAGCCCACTTATATTTACCAGCCGTTCTCAATCGTCCGAGCACACTATGAAGTGCACCAACATTTGGCGCAATCGACATTTCATTATCATTTAGAATGACAATCATGTCCTTTTGTTCTGAACCGATATGATTTAAGGCTTCAAGGGCCATACCGCCAGTTAACGCTCCATCACCGATAACAGGAAGAACGTAATTTTTTTCTTTTTTAATTTCACGAGCTGCTACCATACCCATTGCAGCAGAAAGTGATGTAGAACTATGACCAGTTTCCCAGACATCGTGTTCACTTTCATTCATTTTTGGAAAACCGCACAGCCCTTTATATTTCTTTAAGGTATCAAATTGGCTGGCACGTCCTGTCAATATTTTATGAACATATGATTGATGACCAACATCCCAGATAATTTTGTCCTCAGGACTGTTAAATTCTTTATGAAGAGCAATTGTTAGTTCAACGACTCCAAGGTTTGGACCAATATGTCCGCCGCTGACCGAAAGCTGTTCAACTAAGAACTTTCTTACATCTGCACTTAACTCTTTTAATTGGTCATTCGTTAGGTTTTTTAGAAATGAAGGGTCTTTTATAGTTAGAAGATCCAATCAGGATCACTCACTTTCTATCATTTTTCCAGCAAATATCTACTAGAAAAAAATTTTTTATGGTTCGTCTTTCGTCTCGTATTCATGGCATAAGTTCGACTACTCGAAAAATAGCCGCCGAGACACACAAGTTTCCGGCGGCTTCTCTTTCATTATATCATAAAGATTAAACAGTTTTTCAGTAGAACTGCAACCCTTTGCTTTCCCTATTTTACTCATTTTTTTACCATGAGTATACCATAATCGCATTTTCTAGACAAATTTTGTCGATTAATGATTTCGAACAGCAATCATTTTGGTTAAACTAATTAAAAGCTCTGTCTCAATCCCTGTCTGATCCAAAGCCGTGAGCGCCTGCTCGATGTGGTAAGCTAGTTTTTCTTTGGCTCCATCCATCGTGAGAAGCGCAGGATAGGTGCTCTTTTGGTTACCTTCATCACTTCCAACCGGTTTCCCGATGACTGATTCATCGCCTTCCACATCTAAAATGTCATCGCGGATTTGGAAAGCTAATCCCAAATGATAAGAAAATACTTCTAGGAGTGCCAGCTGTTTTGCATTCGCTTCAGATAGAATCGCTCCAGCCAGAACACTTGCAGATAATAGTTTTCCCGTTTTATGTTCGTGTACATATTCAAGTTCCTTTAAACTAAGCTGTTTCTCTTCGCCTTCCATATCAGCGATTTGTCCGCCGACCATCCCTTCAGCACCAGCTGCTTGTGCAATCAAGCGAATCAACTTCAATTTCATATCACTCGTCACGTCAGGATGATTCATTTCAGCCACCAACTGGAAGCTGTAAGTCAGTAACCCATCACCAGCAAGAATCGCATGTGCTTCCCCAAACACTTTATGATTGGTCGGCTTCCCTCTGCGAAGATCATCGTCATCCATGCTAGGCAGATCATCATGAATTAATGAATAAGTATGAATCATTTCAATAGCTGCACTCACAGGTATCCCTATTTTCGAATCTTTTTTAAACGCAGTAATAACAGCGAAAACAAACAGGGGTCTGATCCGTTTTCCACCAGCCTGGAGTGAATACACCATCGCTTCTTTCAACGATTCAGGTGCTTGTAAGTCTTGAATGAACTGAATCATATTTTCTTCAATTAAGGCCTTATGTTCAGCAGAATAGGTCGCGAGCGTCTGATTACTCATTATTCTTCCTCCTGAACTGCAAAGCTGTCAAGCTCGCCGTCTTCCTTCAGAATTTGAGTCAATTGATTTTCTACTGTTTTTAGTTTTTGATGACAAAGCTTCGACAAATCCATCCCTTGTTTATAAATAGTAATGGCAGCTTCTAATGGGACATCGCCTTCTTCTAGCTGCTCAACAATTTTTTCAAGCTCTTCCATTGCTTGTTCAAATGTTACTTCTTCTTTTTTTGCCATAATCATTTCCGCTCCTCTATCTTCTCAATTTTACATTCAAGGGTTCCATCTTTAATCTGAACAGCGATCGTATCACCGGGTGACACTTGCTTCGTACTTTTTACTAATTCTTCTTCTCCCGTATAAATTAAACCGTAGCCCCGATCCATGATATTTAATGGGTTTAAGGCAGAAAGGGTTGAATTAAGATGTAGAAATTGCTGTGTATGCTGTTTCATACTGGCTTCCATCAAACGAGTAAGCATCTTTTTATGAGCAAGTAACCGTTCCTTCGCTAGAACGACTTGTTGTTCAGGATGCTGTTTTTGAAGAATTGCAGTTGAGCGCTGCAACATTTCGCGCTTCTGTAAAAAGTACTTTCCGCTTCCTCTCTGAAGCCTTTCAGTCGCTTTATCCAGCTGTTCAAGTTTCTGTTCATACATTTTGCGCGGATAGCGGAATGCATAGGATTTTTCTAAACGGGCAAGTCTGGTTCTTTGTGCAGCAGCATTTTCCTGAATGGCTCTGGAAAGTCTATTTTTTCGATTTAAGAGTCTTTCCATAATTTCATTTAGATGCGGCACGGCTAGTTCAGCTGCTGCAGTAGGCGTTGGAGCCCGTAAATCAGCGACAAAATCAGCAATCGTGAAATCAGTCTCATGGCCGACAGCTGAAATAATTGGTATGTCTGAATCATAGATTGAATTCGCAACGATTTCTTCATTAAAAGCCCAAAGTTCCTCAATGGAACCACCGCCCCGGCCGATAATTAAGACATCAACTTCATCACGTGCATTTGCGGTGCTAATTGCCTTTACGACGGATGGCGCCGCGTTAGTCCCCTGAACCAGCGCTGGATAAATAATCACTTTGGCTATAGGGTATCTACGCTTAATTGTTGTTAGAATATCTCGTAACGCTGCCCCTGTCGGAGAAGTAATGACCCCAACTGATTTGGGATACAGCGGAAGTGTTTTTTTATGAAGGGGTGCAAACAAGCCAGCTTTCTCAAGCTTCTTTTTCAATTGTTCATAAGCCGTATATAGGTCGCCCACTCCATCCGGAGTCATTGCTTTGACATACAGCTGGTATTGACCACTTTGTTCATACACGCTGATGTCGCCTCGAACAAGGACCTTCATTCCATTCTCAGGCATGAACTTTAAACTGCCATTATGCGCTGAAAACATAACCGCAAGAAGCCTCGCCTTTTCATCCTTAAGCGTAAAATACATATGTCCGCTCGAATGCTGCTTAAAGTTCGATATTTCCC
This window encodes:
- a CDS encoding TlyA family RNA methyltransferase — protein: MKVNKERVDVLLVEKGLAETREKAKRMIMAGLVYANEVRLEKPGEKVPVDYELMIKGKVMPYVSRGGLKLEKALKVFDLSVDGKILLDIGSSTGGFTDCALQNGAVMSYALDVGYNQLAWKLRQDERVKVMERTNFRYVTPVDLDGEMPNFSSIDVSFISLKLILPVLKTLLVPGGDVVALVKPQFEAGKDQVGKKGIVREPKIHQAVMKKIIDFSLQEGYDVLNASYSPITGGDGNIEFLLHLHWTGPKETGENLLKQTIEDIVTEAHVELKQQKNEN
- the ahrC gene encoding transcriptional regulator AhrC/ArgR → MNKGQRHIKIREIIANNDIETQDDLVEELESRGFNVTQATVSRDIKELHLVKVPMIDGRYKYSLPADQRFNPLQKLKRLLIDAFVRIDTASNMLVLKTMPGNAQALCVLIDNLSWEEILGTIGGDDTCLIICQTPEKAELVAEKFLDML
- the dxs gene encoding 1-deoxy-D-xylulose-5-phosphate synthase produces the protein MDLLTIKDPSFLKNLTNDQLKELSADVRKFLVEQLSVSGGHIGPNLGVVELTIALHKEFNSPEDKIIWDVGHQSYVHKILTGRASQFDTLKKYKGLCGFPKMNESEHDVWETGHSSTSLSAAMGMVAAREIKKEKNYVLPVIGDGALTGGMALEALNHIGSEQKDMIVILNDNEMSIAPNVGALHSVLGRLRTAGKYKWAKDELEMFLKKIPAVGGKVAATAERLKDSMKYLLVSGVFFEELGFTYLGPIDGHNYEELFENLRYAKKTKGPVLLHVITKKGKGYSPAELDRTGNWHGTGPYKIDTGAFVKSPVKGPAWSSLVSDTVLKLARGDERIVAITPAMPVGSKLEKFASEFPERMYDVGIAEQHAATFAAGLATQKMKPFLAIYSTFLQRAYDQLVHDIARQNLNVFIGVDRAGLVGADGETHQGVFDIAFLRHLPNMVVMMPKDENEGQHMVNTAIKYDDGPIAMRFPRGNGYGVPMDETLREIPIGSWEVLREGTDAAILTFGTTIPMALEAAERLAKDDISVKVVNARFIKPLDSDMMIELLQQKMPILTIEEAILQGGFGSAVLEFSHDHGFSGAVIDRMGIPDRFIEHGSVDQLLEEIGMTVEDTVNKINLLTPKKQKRA
- the recN gene encoding DNA repair protein RecN, with amino-acid sequence MLTELSIRNFAIIDALSISLEKGLTVLTGETGAGKSIIIDAIHLLVGGRGSAEFIRHGESKAEIEGLFIIDEEKHPVFEKMQEIGIDITDGMVVLRRDIALSGKSACRVNGKLVTIAILREIGRTLIDIHGQHEHQELMDERLHLPLLDQFGGEKIVQAISEYQRLYKDYDYAVKQLKKLSQNEQQMVHRLDLIQFQHDEIESAELVLGEDDSLTEEKKKINNFERLHESLQTGYQSLTGEQRGLDWLSLAMNNLEEAAELDESTKGISESISNSYFIIEDAVSLIRDQLDSLEYDPERLDLIESRLNEINQLKRKYGKTIEEIVEYGSMIEEEIETLQNRETHIVKLEAQIKSIRADLLVEAKNLSELRQTYAKQLTDHIQKELQELYMEKTIFEAHFHKTAFTFTDADEVGKNGLDSMEFYLSTNPGEPLKPLSKIASGGELSRIMLALKSIFSKHQGITSIIFDEVDTGVSGRVAQAIAEKIHQVASGSQVLCISHLPQVAAMADIHLFIAKNIKDGRTNTSVKSLNEEDKIKEIGRMISGVEITNLTKEHARELILQADQKKYVK
- the xseB gene encoding exodeoxyribonuclease VII small subunit, which produces MAKKEEVTFEQAMEELEKIVEQLEEGDVPLEAAITIYKQGMDLSKLCHQKLKTVENQLTQILKEDGELDSFAVQEEE
- the xseA gene encoding exodeoxyribonuclease VII large subunit, whose protein sequence is MDSLKYLSVSVWTKYIKRKFDADPHLQQAYIKGEISNFKQHSSGHMYFTLKDEKARLLAVMFSAHNGSLKFMPENGMKVLVRGDISVYEQSGQYQLYVKAMTPDGVGDLYTAYEQLKKKLEKAGLFAPLHKKTLPLYPKSVGVITSPTGAALRDILTTIKRRYPIAKVIIYPALVQGTNAAPSVVKAISTANARDEVDVLIIGRGGGSIEELWAFNEEIVANSIYDSDIPIISAVGHETDFTIADFVADLRAPTPTAAAELAVPHLNEIMERLLNRKNRLSRAIQENAAAQRTRLARLEKSYAFRYPRKMYEQKLEQLDKATERLQRGSGKYFLQKREMLQRSTAILQKQHPEQQVVLAKERLLAHKKMLTRLMEASMKQHTQQFLHLNSTLSALNPLNIMDRGYGLIYTGEEELVKSTKQVSPGDTIAVQIKDGTLECKIEKIEERK
- a CDS encoding polyprenyl synthetase family protein, whose product is MSNQTLATYSAEHKALIEENMIQFIQDLQAPESLKEAMVYSLQAGGKRIRPLFVFAVITAFKKDSKIGIPVSAAIEMIHTYSLIHDDLPSMDDDDLRRGKPTNHKVFGEAHAILAGDGLLTYSFQLVAEMNHPDVTSDMKLKLIRLIAQAAGAEGMVGGQIADMEGEEKQLSLKELEYVHEHKTGKLLSASVLAGAILSEANAKQLALLEVFSYHLGLAFQIRDDILDVEGDESVIGKPVGSDEGNQKSTYPALLTMDGAKEKLAYHIEQALTALDQTGIETELLISLTKMIAVRNH